TTACTGAAAAGAAAAATTTATGGAAGCCGCTCTGGAGTTTTTAGGCGCTATTGCGTGGTATTGGTACGTGTTGCTCTTTATATTAATTGTCGCCCTGCTTGACATTTTTAATAAGAACCACACCATCCTAAGAAATTTTCCCGTAGTTGGTCATTTTAGATACTGGCTGGAAAGCATCGGGCCGGAATTGCGTCAGTATATAGTGGCAAACAATCGAGAGGAGCTTCCTTTTAATCGTATCGAGCGCGGCTGGATCTATGCCAGTGCCAAAAATGAAAACAATTACGAGGGCTTCGGAACCGATCGTGACATTCACGCCCATCAGTACATTTTTGTGAACAATGCCATGATTCCCTATAAAGTGGAAAATGATCATGTGACTAAAAACGCACCCGACTTTGTGCCTTGTGCCAAGGTTATAGGTTCCCACAGAAAGCGACCTTACCGTCCAGCGAGTGTGATCAATATCTCGGCGATGAGTTATGGTAGCCTTTCGGCGAAAGCGGTAGATGCGATGAACCAAGGTGCCAAGAAAGTCAATGCCTACCACAATACTGGCGAGGGTGGCTTGTCCCCTTACCACAAGCGAGGTGCTGACGTTGTGTTTCATATCGGTACGGGATATTTTGGAGTACGCGATGAAAATGGGAATTTCTCCATGGAGAAGCTTAAAAAACTAGTTACTGATCACCCACAGGTGAGAGCTATTGAGTTGAAACTGTCCCAAGGAGCAAAACCTGGAAAAGGCGGTGTTCTTCCAGCTTCTAAAATCAGTAAGGAGATCAGTGAGATACGAGGCGTTCCCATGGGTGAAGATGTACTCTCCCCTCCTACCCACAGCGCCTTTGATGGTATCGAGGGAATGGTAGATTTTATTGAAGCCATGGCAGATGCCACAGGACTACCCGTAGGAATCAAAGCCGCCATCGGTAAAACAGATCAATGGGAACAACTCGCAGACCTTATGGCTGAAACTGGAAAAGGACCGGATTATATTACCGTAGATGGCGGTGAGGGAGGTACCGGAGCCGCGCCGCCCAGCTTTGCAGATCACGTAGCATTACCGTGGACGCACGGTTTTACCGCACTTTATAAAGTATTTGCAGCGCGCAACCTGACTCAAAAAGTCACCTTCATCGCGAGCGGTAAACTAGGCTTTCCAGCAAATGCTGCAATGGCTTTTGCCATGGGCGCTGATGTGATCAATGTTGCCAGAGAAGCCATGATTTCCATAGGCTGTATTCAGGCAAAAGCCTGTCATAATAACACCTGCCCTACGGGTATCGCCACCATGAATCCGTGGTTACAACGTGGTATCGTAGTACCAGAAAAAGCAGAACGCCTCGCCAGCTATTTCAAGAAGTTCAATAAAGAATTGCTGGAAATCACACACGCCGCAGGTCACGAGCACCCCTGCCAATTTGATATGCAAGATATCGACATGAGTCTGGGCGATCAAAACCTTACCCAAACGCTGGAATACGTATTTAAATATCAGAAAACACCTGTCGATTTTAAAGGCATGCAATCCGTGATGGACTGCCAGCATTTAGGAGGAAATCACTGATGTGTAATTTTGGTATGATTTTAGGAGATCAAGTATAGTAATACTTTATTTTTGCAAATCCTTGTTTTGAATATCGAATATCGAATATCGAATATCGAATATCGAATTGGAATTTGGAATTTGGAATTTAAGATTGCGCGAGCAATCGACCGCTGCGAGAGCAGCAGATTGGGGTCGACTGGTTTTGACAGCGAGACCGGGTTGATCGTAAGCATGTAGAGCGCTGGGCCATAGCTCTTAAATCTCATGATTCATCTTTTTTAAACGGCGAGAATAACTACGCCCTAGCTGCATAATCCGAATCATAGTAGGATAGTGCCTCGGTCTGCAAGGCAGACAAGCAGGAATTCTCTCAAAGGCCTTGGTTTATGGCACTTGATCTAGAGAATTCGTAAAAATAAACCTATCTGTCGCAGGGCTTTGATGCGACGGAGAACTCCCGATAGCTATCGGGATGAGTGAAGATAAGGGATGCGCAGGTGGTTCCTGGCCAGCAAGTCCACGAAAATCTAAATAGGAACTAAACATGTAGAAAGCGATGAAGTCGCTCGTTTGGACGAGGGTTCGAACCCCTCCGACTCCACCTACGCCCTACGAAGCTCTGAGCCTAGCGAAGAGTGAAGTAGGGCTTATTTTCTATCTAGATATCATTCAGAATCCCGAATGGGCTTCGGTGGAGAACTCCACCTACGCTAGGTTTGAAAACTTCCAATCAATATGATTGGTATGACCTCTCTTTTTAAAGCTTGATAATTATAAAGGGCGTGTCCTGCGAAGCTCTGATGTAACGAAGTGCGAAGTAGGACTTTTTTCTATCCAGATATCATTCAGAATCCCGAATGGGCTACGGTGGAGAACTCCACCTTCCGAAATTTTCAAATTGTACGTTGTATTCTAGACGTTCTAACTCAAAAATTATTTAGAATTTTTTAAGGACGTGTCCTACGAAGCTCTGAGGTAACGAAGAGCGAAGTAGGACTTATTTCAGTCACGATGTCGTTCAAAATCTCAAAATAATTTCATTCAAGAACTCCATCATAGAATTCGTAATTTTCAATTACAATTATATTCAAAAATGCAGTTCCACACGGTTTACATCTTAAAATGCAACGACGGGAAATTTTACACGGGTTGTAGTTCTAATTTTGAACAACGTCTCGAGGCTCATCAAAACGGAGAAGTTTCATTTACAAAAACTCGACTTCCTGTAACCGTTGTCCAACTAAGCCAATTTATAGACAAAAAGAAAGCTTACGATTTTGAACGGTATCTGAAATCAGGCTCAGGGATTGCATTTAGGAATAAGCGGTTAGTTTGAAACAACAAGGGATGGTCACAGTATAAACTTCCACACCCTTGATTTCTCTAGCAATTTTGTTTTTCGTCTCCTACGCCCTACGAAGCTCTTAGGTATGGAAGAGCGAAGTAGGGCTTACTTTTTTTATCTGGATATCATATAAAATCTCGAATGGGCTACGGTGGAGAACTCCATCTACGCTAGGTTTGAAAACTTCCAATCAATATGATTGGTATGACCTCTCTTTTTAAAGCTTAAAATTAGAAAAGGGCGTGTCCTACGAAGCTCTGAGCCTAGCGAAGAGCGAAGTAGGGCTTTTTTCTAGAGAAAATTCTAAGAACCGGCAAACTTCATTTTAAAACTTGTATAATATACAAATGTATATTATATTCGAACTCTTATGTAATTCGTAATATATGGAAATACTTCAATTGACCGATGCGGAAGCCGAATTAATCCATGCAATCCGTAATTACAAAAGAGCTTATCCTAATACCACCGTGGAAACGGAATGGTATATTCAAAACCTCTACGACTCGCTAATGGATATACAAACCTGACCTGTCTCAAGGCAAGTGAATCTCTGCTAGAGATGAATCAAAATGCAAACCTTTAAAACTCCTAGTTATGGCTACTGAATCAATATCAAACAAAACGTCGCTTCGTACAAGCATCAATGACATCCTTTTAGATGTCTCATGGGCCCAAATCTCAAAAAAATACTTTGGAAAATCGCGTTCTTGGCTCAACCAAAAGATTAACGGTGTAAACAGTAATGGTGGTCAATCTGAGATCACGGAACAAGAACGTGAACAACTCAAAAGCGCTCTTCAAGATCTCGCCGCAAGGATAAATAATTGCGCTGACGCGATATAGCGTTATAGCACGTTACAATTTGAAATTACAAAATCCTCATGGTTATGAATATCATGAGGGTATATTTTTTTACTCAAAATTATAAGCCTCGAAAATCTCGTTGGTCATTCTGATATAAGGTACAATGATCATCAACTCATGATCGCTGTTGTGGATCATTTCTAAGATCGCATTATAGAACGATTGGGTATTTAGGAACTAGGGCATTTAACAATTATTATTTTCAATTTTAAAATCTTAACTTGATGTCAATCGACATCATCCTCACAGAATCTGAACCCAAGACTCTATGAATATGATTTATAAGTTCTTAAAAATTCTAGATAATGATCTGAAAAACCTTGGATCTCTTTAATTAAATCAATACTATCTAGTTCTCTATCAATATCGAGATAGAAAACCTCTGCTTCATTCGATAGATCAGATAATTTGACTTCAGAACTCACTAAGAAACTATTCAGACATTTTACTTTTCCTTTGCTATGACACAGCATATATGTATCAAAGTCTTTCCATAGTTCGTAATCTCGCATTTCTTCGAATTTATGATAATAATCACTATTGTCATGAAAAAACCAGATACGGTTGGTCTGACAGACCTGTCCAAATTGATGGATCATTTTCAAATATGGAATAAACAATTCAAGATCGAACCATTCAAAATGGGCATTTGCGGCATCCTCAAAATGTACCCATCTACAAGGGAAATACAAAGAGCTCTCAAGCAAATTATTGAATAACAAAATATCAGCGTTCCAAACACTATTCTGCATTTCCAGAATCCATCCCAAATAGGTAAAATCAAAGTTAGCTTTAGTTATGACATCGGTTGTTATGCTGTGAAAACCATATCCTTTAGGTATTTTAAACTCATTAAAAGGTAATAGGCGAGTCGATGTTTTTTTGCTGTGATAGCCCAGCTCAAAATTCCATGAATCAAAGAATAGCTTACTGAGTTTATCAACTCTCAAATATCCTTTCCCAAAAAAAGATATATCTAATTTTAAATTTTTTTCCAGTTTGCGTACAAGAGCTACAGGGTCATGTAGATCAAAAGGATTATTCAGCACGACTTTTAAATCCAATCCCATTTCTCAACTATTCTCCACAATCTCAATCTCCTCCTGCGTCAAGCCATACAGCTCATAAACCATCTGGTCGATTTCCTTCTCAGTGGTGGTGATTTGCTGTTGCAGCTCAACGGCTTTTTTCTTGTTTTCTTCAAAAAGCTCCATCCACTCAAACTCATCTTTTTTAGTGAGTTTGGGCAATTCTTCTACGCCATCTTTGCGACACCGGCGGTTTTCCTTGGCAATGGCTTTGTTCAATTCCTTGATAAATTCGCCGAACTCCAACTCGTGCCAGTTTTCTAGTTTGCGATTGATTTTGATCGATAATATTTTAGAGATATAGCCTTTGAACTTTTCTATATTATCGAAGTGGTTTCGTTTTAACAAATGCATAGATTCGCTCAAAGTTCTGGCTTTATCACAGAATATACTTTCGATTATAGGTAACATTTTAATTTCACCTGACTTAATTTTTGGAAATAAACGATCAAATTCATTATTCTGATTTTGATAGTACCAAAACATGAGTCTAGAATTTAATAAACATTCTAAAGATCTGAAATTAGAAGAATGAGAAGTTTTGGCTTTAACGATATACGCTGACTGATCTACAACAAAATCTTCATTGGAAAAGCAGCAATACAATCTGTTTACACCTGGTATTTGTCTAATAAATATTCGTTCACCAGAAAAATAATCTGGATTTCTAGGCTCTGCGAGCCAAATGCCGTATGAAATATAGTTGCCATCCCATTTCAATAAAAAAGGACTAACATGTTTCCCTCGTATTTGTTTAACATAAGTCTCATCAAGCTTATAATTAGCATTGAATTTTCTCGAATCTTTGTCCTTTCTGACTTGTGGCGGTGTACCTTTTCCAATTTGATATTCTTTAATCCCACCCATGGTATTCGACACATTTGATAATGCAATCGAATTTCTCTTAATTTTCTGGAAGATTATTATTTGATTAGAATTCAACGTTACCGTAAAATTCAAGCCATCATTATTTTTAAAGTTATTTTGATCAAAGTTATTTATCAATCTAAACTCCTTCTCTTTAAGCCTTTTAAATTCAGATTTACGTGGCTCAAAACCAAAAACATAAATTAAAACATCAACGGATGCATCTTCAAAAACCTTATCTCCACATTCTGAAATTTCCCAAATGTTAGCGTGAGTTAAAAGAAAATCTCTCAGATGTTGCGAGTTTTTATTAGCTAAAAAAGCATTAGGTAGAATAAAAGAAACAATCCCTTTGTGATTTTTTAAGTATTGAGCCTTTTCTATAAATAAATGATATAAATCAAATTGGTTTTCAGCAACTTTGAAATTTTTCAGATACCAGATAGTTTCCTTTTCATTTTGATATCTAGGTCGTACATAAGGCGGATTCCCAATCACCACATCAAATCCTCCTCCCTTCGCTGAAGCTACGGAAGGCTCGCCCCATCTTGCTGAAGCTCTGGAAGGCTCACCACCTTTTTCCTGCGCTTCCTCTAGCGTAGTGCACATCTCGTTGATGATCTGTTTGAGCTCGTCACTATGTTCAGGCAGCTCGTGTTTTAAGCGGTTGTTTCGTATGTATTTTAAGGTATTGTCCAGCTGTTCCTGTGTGGTGACCTCTTTAGGAGCGCTGTATTTTTGAGACCAGAGCGGTTTGTTTTTCTGACTTCCAGCGGGCTTATCATTACCTAAAGGTGTACTAATCTCAAGGGGCTTAAGCCCCTTGAGATTATTACGCTTTCCTAATGCATAACTACTCCTACCCTTTATAAACTGTATGATCTCAGGAATTTCCTCCAGTTCACAATACAGCAATAAATGGATATGATCTGCACAGATGTTATAGGCCAAAACATCCAGATTCTTTTCTTTTATCACATCCTTAATCGCCTCTGTGATAACCAGATCATCTTCTGGAGTGAAATAGATCACATTGGGATATGGATTTGTTCCTGCCTCACGATTTTCCCGCACCTTATATTTTTTCATGCGGTGTGAAGTACGGCTATCGTGGAGCGCAGTGGTAATGTGATAAACGCTCTTAGGCTTGGCCCTAAAAACCTGCGGAAACTCCTCTTCCCACTTGAAAGCTTTATCGCCAGCTACCTTTTTACTATCGATCAGGCTGTTACCGCACTTAATGTTGCTGCTCAAATCGTTGAGTTTGCGGCGCGGCTGCGCCGTGCGTAGCCACAGCGATAGTTTGGCAATCTCCACACTTTCCTCATTCAGGTCCACACCGTAGATGTTGTTCTCAAGAATGGTATTCTCGATATCGGGAAAGGTAAAGCCACCGCCCAGCAGCTTGGTTTTTAATTCATCAATGTACTCGTGTTCCTTGATCAAAAAGTCCAATGCCTGATTCAAAAAGGCCCCACTACCACAGGCGGGATCACAAATCGTGAGCGACAGCAGCCACTCGCGGTAATCGTCCAAAATCTGGATCAGTCGCTTAAGCGTTTTCTCCTGCCGGTTCTTACGACCTTTGAAATATTCCTCCTCGGCAAAGCCCAGTTCTTCCTTCTTCTCGGTACATAGCTTGCCCACCGTGTTTTCCACGATGTATTTGGTAATGTATTTAGGCGTGTAGAAAACGCCGTCTTTCTTGCGTTTACTGGTCTGTTTGTCAAAAGTATCGCCTTCAATCTCGGCATTCACGCTCTCGATCTCATTAAGCGAGTTCTCAAAGATGTGGCCCAAAATATTGACATCTACCTGACTGGCAAAATCATAATTGGACAGCTGCAAGGTGTGTTTGTATAACAGGTCATTGTCTATTTCCAGCGCGTCGAGAATCGCATCGGGTTTGAACAGGCCGCCATTGTAGGCGTAAATTTCTGCACGTCGCGGCGTTCCCTTTCTACCCGTGTCAAGAAACGTAAAATATTGCTTGAACAAACCGTACAGTGGCCGCTCGTCGCCGAAATCCACATCATCCTTCCACTTGTTCAGGATCTGCAAGGTGGAATTAGAGGGCAATAGCAATCGGTCTTCCGCAAAAAAGATGAACAGGAACCGGTCGATCAGTTTTTGAGATTTCTTGAATAACGTGAGCTTTACATTTTTCTCCAGGCGTTTTAAATCCTCGTCCCGATTGCTATCGGGATCGCCCACTTCGACTCCGTGGTCGCTGAGCATTTCGACTTCGCTCAATGACCTCGGAGCCGAAGCGCCTGGTGATCGGCTTTCGTTCAAATCTGCAAGCTTAGCCTTTACCGTTTTGGAATTACGCTTTATTAGGTCGCGGTACAACTCCCGCTTGAACAGCGAGTAATCCTTGTAGAACTTTTTGGTAATCGCCTCCTCCTCTGCCAGCGACTGTTCCTTGATCTTGAGCGGTACATCGTTGAGCACGTTATCCTTATACAGGCATAGATACAGTAGGTGGAACCGCTTTCGCGAAAGCGAGAACAGATCAAACTCCTCAAACTCCGTAGCATCATTGATGTAAAAACGCAGCTTCTCAAAGTTGGACGTGATAACGTAAACACAGTCCGGCTGGTTGTTCTTGTAGCCAAAAGCCTGCTGGCGTATGCTCTCCAGGTCCTTGGTTTTGGTTCCCTTGAGTTCGATCACCGCAACCGCTTTACCATCGTTGAGAATCGCGCCGTCTGCCTTTTTGGAATCGGTCACGTTCTTAAATTCCGTGGTCAGATTAAAATCCGGTTTGGGACTTAACGTGTAGCCCAAAATATTGACAAAGAGCTCATCGAGGAACTTGGCTTGGAATTGCTCCTCTTTATTGGCCCTGATATTTTCCTGGATAGTAGTGTTATGAAAATATTTCTGGAATTTCTTGTATGATTTATCTACGGTGTCAACATCCA
This genomic interval from Nonlabens spongiae contains the following:
- a CDS encoding FMN-binding glutamate synthase family protein produces the protein MEAALEFLGAIAWYWYVLLFILIVALLDIFNKNHTILRNFPVVGHFRYWLESIGPELRQYIVANNREELPFNRIERGWIYASAKNENNYEGFGTDRDIHAHQYIFVNNAMIPYKVENDHVTKNAPDFVPCAKVIGSHRKRPYRPASVINISAMSYGSLSAKAVDAMNQGAKKVNAYHNTGEGGLSPYHKRGADVVFHIGTGYFGVRDENGNFSMEKLKKLVTDHPQVRAIELKLSQGAKPGKGGVLPASKISKEISEIRGVPMGEDVLSPPTHSAFDGIEGMVDFIEAMADATGLPVGIKAAIGKTDQWEQLADLMAETGKGPDYITVDGGEGGTGAAPPSFADHVALPWTHGFTALYKVFAARNLTQKVTFIASGKLGFPANAAMAFAMGADVINVAREAMISIGCIQAKACHNNTCPTGIATMNPWLQRGIVVPEKAERLASYFKKFNKELLEITHAAGHEHPCQFDMQDIDMSLGDQNLTQTLEYVFKYQKTPVDFKGMQSVMDCQHLGGNH
- a CDS encoding GIY-YIG nuclease family protein, which encodes MQFHTVYILKCNDGKFYTGCSSNFEQRLEAHQNGEVSFTKTRLPVTVVQLSQFIDKKKAYDFERYLKSGSGIAFRNKRLV
- a CDS encoding DUF5053 domain-containing protein, which codes for MATESISNKTSLRTSINDILLDVSWAQISKKYFGKSRSWLNQKINGVNSNGGQSEITEQEREQLKSALQDLAARINNCADAI
- a CDS encoding Eco57I restriction-modification methylase domain-containing protein; this translates as MALFQTSVLKSHLAQLDVDTVDKSYKKFQKYFHNTTIQENIRANKEEQFQAKFLDELFVNILGYTLSPKPDFNLTTEFKNVTDSKKADGAILNDGKAVAVIELKGTKTKDLESIRQQAFGYKNNQPDCVYVITSNFEKLRFYINDATEFEEFDLFSLSRKRFHLLYLCLYKDNVLNDVPLKIKEQSLAEEEAITKKFYKDYSLFKRELYRDLIKRNSKTVKAKLADLNESRSPGASAPRSLSEVEMLSDHGVEVGDPDSNRDEDLKRLEKNVKLTLFKKSQKLIDRFLFIFFAEDRLLLPSNSTLQILNKWKDDVDFGDERPLYGLFKQYFTFLDTGRKGTPRRAEIYAYNGGLFKPDAILDALEIDNDLLYKHTLQLSNYDFASQVDVNILGHIFENSLNEIESVNAEIEGDTFDKQTSKRKKDGVFYTPKYITKYIVENTVGKLCTEKKEELGFAEEEYFKGRKNRQEKTLKRLIQILDDYREWLLSLTICDPACGSGAFLNQALDFLIKEHEYIDELKTKLLGGGFTFPDIENTILENNIYGVDLNEESVEIAKLSLWLRTAQPRRKLNDLSSNIKCGNSLIDSKKVAGDKAFKWEEEFPQVFRAKPKSVYHITTALHDSRTSHRMKKYKVRENREAGTNPYPNVIYFTPEDDLVITEAIKDVIKEKNLDVLAYNICADHIHLLLYCELEEIPEIIQFIKGRSSYALGKRNNLKGLKPLEISTPLGNDKPAGSQKNKPLWSQKYSAPKEVTTQEQLDNTLKYIRNNRLKHELPEHSDELKQIINEMCTTLEEAQEKGGEPSRASARWGEPSVASAKGGGFDVVIGNPPYVRPRYQNEKETIWYLKNFKVAENQFDLYHLFIEKAQYLKNHKGIVSFILPNAFLANKNSQHLRDFLLTHANIWEISECGDKVFEDASVDVLIYVFGFEPRKSEFKRLKEKEFRLINNFDQNNFKNNDGLNFTVTLNSNQIIIFQKIKRNSIALSNVSNTMGGIKEYQIGKGTPPQVRKDKDSRKFNANYKLDETYVKQIRGKHVSPFLLKWDGNYISYGIWLAEPRNPDYFSGERIFIRQIPGVNRLYCCFSNEDFVVDQSAYIVKAKTSHSSNFRSLECLLNSRLMFWYYQNQNNEFDRLFPKIKSGEIKMLPIIESIFCDKARTLSESMHLLKRNHFDNIEKFKGYISKILSIKINRKLENWHELEFGEFIKELNKAIAKENRRCRKDGVEELPKLTKKDEFEWMELFEENKKKAVELQQQITTTEKEIDQMVYELYGLTQEEIEIVENS